The genomic region TTCAGGCGCGACAACAACAGCTTGGACAGCGACAGCACCACAAACGTGATGAAGAACAGCACCAGTCCCAGATAAATCAGCGATGCCTGGTGCAGGCCTTCACCGGCTTCGGCAAATTCATTGGCAAGTGCTGAGGTAATGCTGTTGGCCGCTTCAAAGACCGATAGGGAATCGAGCTGGTTCATATTGCCGATGACAAACGTCACTGCCATGGTTTCACCCAGCGCACGCCCCAGCCCCAGCATGATGCCGCCCAGCACACCGGTCTTGGTGAAAGGCAGCACCACTTTCCACACCACTTCCCATGTGGTGGCACCCAGGCCATAAGCGGATTCCTTGAGCAATGCGGGGGTGACCTCAAACACATCACGCATCACAGAGGCGATGAAGGGAATGATCATGATGGCCAGAATGATGCCGGCCGAGAGAATGCCGATACCCACAGGAGGACCGGACACAAAGGCCCCCAGGTAGGGAACGCCGCTGAAAAGCGATTGCAGGGGTTGCTGAACAAACCGCGCAAGGATGGGACCAAAAACCATCAACCCCCACATCCCGTAAACGATGGAGGGGACTGCGGCCAGAAGCTCGATCGCCGTGCCCAGCGGGCGCTTGAGCCATGCAGGCGACAGCTCCGTCAGGAACAGAGCGATACCAAAACTCACAGGCACGGCAATCAGCAACGCAATGACGGAGGTTGCCAGCGTGCCGTAGATCATGACCAGGCCGCCGTAATCGTTCTGTACCGGATCCCAGACGCTACGGGTCAGGAAGCTGAGGCCGTATTTCTCGATAGAAGGCCAAGCGCCCACCACCAGGGAGGCAAGAATGCCCAGCAGCAGAAGCAGCGTCAGCACAGCAGCGCCACGAGCCAGCCAACCGAAGATGCGGTCAGCCAGCATTCCTGAAATCAGCGGGCGCGGGCGGGGAGGAGTGGTCCGTTGAGCGGCTCGCTCCGCCTGAGAAGGCGAAGCCTGCGGGACCGGCAGGATAGTAGACACGTTCTGGGCCTTGTATGACAAAAATGCGCCTTAGGGGCTGGCAAGCCTGACGCCCACCAGCCCTGCAGGCATTACTTGTACGAAATAGCCTTGCCAGAGGCGTCCTGGATACCAGCCCAAGACTTGAGGATGGTTTCCTTCACGCTGTCAGGCATGGGCACATAGTCAAGGTCTGTCGCAGTCTTGTCACCCGACTTGTAAGCCCATTCAAAGAATTTCAACGAAGTCGCTGCCTGAACGGGCTTGTCCTGCGCCTTGTGCATCAGGATGAAGGTGGCACCAGTGATAGGCCAGGATTCCTTGCCGGGCTGGTTGGTCAGGATCTGATAGAAGCTCTTGGCCCAGTCTGCACCCGCAGCGGCCGCCTTGAAGGCCGTGTCATCAGGGGCCACGAAGTTGCCATCGGCGTTTTGCATCTGCACGTAGGTCATCTTGTTCTGTTTGACGTACGCGTATTCAACGTAACCGATGGAGTTGGGCAGACGCCCCACAAAAGCG from Acidovorax sp. DW039 harbors:
- the pstC gene encoding phosphate ABC transporter permease PstC, with the protein product MPVPQASPSQAERAAQRTTPPRPRPLISGMLADRIFGWLARGAAVLTLLLLLGILASLVVGAWPSIEKYGLSFLTRSVWDPVQNDYGGLVMIYGTLATSVIALLIAVPVSFGIALFLTELSPAWLKRPLGTAIELLAAVPSIVYGMWGLMVFGPILARFVQQPLQSLFSGVPYLGAFVSGPPVGIGILSAGIILAIMIIPFIASVMRDVFEVTPALLKESAYGLGATTWEVVWKVVLPFTKTGVLGGIMLGLGRALGETMAVTFVIGNMNQLDSLSVFEAANSITSALANEFAEAGEGLHQASLIYLGLVLFFITFVVLSLSKLLLSRLKKGEGARS